The following are encoded together in the Adhaeribacter arboris genome:
- a CDS encoding PorP/SprF family type IX secretion system membrane protein, with product MRKYLLVILLVFIGGKIQAQSRKHIASFAQVKHYFNPALTSLEGTQLKTFYRDQWTGFEDAPRTLFFSGEFDLADVGAWSRSKRPGVLQEERPDPYLGAKDALGVSLLHDSFGPYRENQLFLSYSRQVYLSQKLTLRAGTAVTYNNIFLDYLQLTLDQSNDPELQNLIQADNNEINKIDVNVGVALAGENFYVGYALQDAAQGKLTSNENYFMNTFPMQHIVQAGYRQGFSEQFGLVVNGIYRYDAKLKETVEGQVKGVFQNTFWAGAGYRYNLAYIFTAGFRLKQLRLNYSYESVAQDARRLNANSNEIALTYNLVPVPFKNIGKKLVLW from the coding sequence ATGAGAAAATATTTACTAGTTATTTTATTAGTCTTTATAGGCGGAAAAATTCAGGCGCAAAGCCGGAAACATATTGCCAGCTTTGCGCAGGTAAAGCATTATTTTAATCCTGCCTTGACCAGCTTGGAAGGTACCCAGCTGAAGACTTTTTACCGCGATCAGTGGACCGGTTTTGAAGATGCTCCCCGCACCTTATTTTTTTCCGGTGAATTTGATTTAGCCGATGTGGGTGCCTGGAGCCGTAGTAAACGGCCCGGAGTGTTACAGGAAGAAAGACCTGATCCGTATCTGGGGGCCAAAGATGCGTTAGGCGTTTCTTTATTGCACGATTCCTTTGGTCCATATCGCGAAAATCAGTTGTTCTTGAGTTACAGTCGGCAAGTATATCTTTCCCAAAAACTAACCCTGCGGGCGGGAACAGCGGTTACTTACAATAATATTTTTCTGGACTACCTGCAACTTACCCTGGACCAAAGTAACGATCCGGAGTTGCAAAATTTAATTCAAGCCGATAATAATGAAATAAATAAAATAGATGTAAACGTAGGAGTGGCCTTAGCCGGCGAAAATTTTTATGTGGGGTATGCTTTACAGGATGCTGCCCAAGGAAAATTGACTTCTAACGAAAATTATTTTATGAATACTTTTCCGATGCAGCATATTGTTCAGGCTGGTTACCGGCAAGGCTTTTCCGAACAATTTGGCTTAGTAGTAAATGGTATTTACCGCTACGATGCGAAACTAAAAGAAACGGTAGAAGGCCAGGTAAAAGGAGTATTCCAGAATACTTTTTGGGCCGGTGCAGGTTACCGTTACAACTTAGCCTACATTTTTACCGCTGGTTTCCGGTTAAAGCAATTAAGGTTAAACTACAGCTACGAATCAGTCGCTCAGGATGCCCGCCGCTTGAACGCCAACAGTAACGAAATTGCGCTTACGTATAACTTAGTGCCCGTTCCATTTAAAAATATAGGTAAAAAATTAGTGCTTTGGTAG